The Candidatus Eisenbacteria bacterium nucleotide sequence GTGGCTTGCGGAGTGGGGTGAGGGTTCAGAAGAAGGTGGCTCTGGCGGAAGTCAAGGATGACCTTTCGCGTTATCTGCGCATGGCGGAGCGCGAGGAGATCGTGATCACACGTCACGGTCGGCCGGCGGGTGTCCTCATCGGTTTTGCGTCTGAGGACGACTGGTTGGAGTACCGCCTGGAGAACCACCCGGAGCTTATTGCCCGGATTGCGGAGGCGCGTCGAGCGATTCAAGAAGGGCGAGGGACTCGTCTGGAGGATTTCTCCGACTCCGAATGAGCGGGCGAACATGCCGCTTCATCAGACCGCGCCCCGGGCCCCCGCCCCTTCGGGGGTGAACTGAGGCGTGTTGCTTGCGGGGCCCCGCAGCTGAGCGCCGGCGTTCGGCAGGCATCTTGGGTTGACATCCGGGCGCGACATAAGGTATAACGGTATACGTGATACGTTCGTTTCGGAACCGCGGGACGGAGGCAGTGTTCGACGGTGCGGAGACGCGGCTGGCCCGGGGGACCTGTCCTCGGGAGCTGTGGGCAGCAGCCCGCCGGAAGTTGGATCAACTGAATCGGGCGCAGGTGCTGGCGGATCTTGCGGTGCCCCCAGGCAATCGACTGGAGCGCTTGCGGGGGGCTCGGGCGGGCCAGCACAGCATTCGGATTAACGGACATTATCGGCTGTGTTTTCGATGGGAGGCTGGAGGTGTCTACGAAGTTGAGATCACGGACTACCACGGGTAGAGGGAGGCGGCGTGGGGTTTCGGGGGGGACGGATAGTCGGCGGCTGCCGCTTCACCGGCCGCCGACCCATCCGGGCGAGATGCTTTTGGAGGAGTTCCTGAAGCCTCTGGGGTTCACGCAATCGGAGCTTGCAGCCCGTCTGGGAGTTTCCTTTCCGCGTCTGAATGAAATCGTTCGTGGCCGGCGTGGCGTGACACCGGACACGGCCTTGCGGTTCGAGCGCGTCCTGGGGATGTCGGCCGACTTCTGGCTTGGGCTTCAGTTGGACTGGGACCTTTGGCACGCCAAACGGGGAAAGACGGCGGCTGAAATCGCGCGTCTTGCACCGGTTCGTCGAACAGGCTAGCGAGCTGCCGAACGAGCCGCTTCAGAAGACGGGGCGGCGGTCGGAGCAGAATGGGATCGGATTTCACCCAACCTTGCCGCCCCGCAGCTGAGCGGCAGCGCTCGGCGACCGGAGGAACGACCGATGACTCAGCTTGATGTGACCCCTGGGCTCAGAGCGCATGGAGGGGCGCAGTCGCCCCTCCATGCATGCGCACGGCTGAGCGGTCACTTGAGGGCGGACAGGTCGGCGCCGAAGTTGATATGAAAGACTTGGCCATCCAGGGCGAGCGCGGGGACGGACTTGATGCCGAGCTTCTCCGCCTCCGAGACGCGGCCCTTCGCCGTCCCGAGGTGCACGACCTCGACATCGAAACGGTTCCTGTCCAGTGCAGCGAGCACCGACTGCTCGGCGCTGACGCACACGGGGCATCCGGCGTGGTAGAAAACGGCTTTCTTCTTCATGGTTCTGCTCCTTTGGTTTCGAACGGTTCAAGGTGGCCTCACGCCACCCACTCAGGAGGATGCGCTGCTCGGGCGGTCCTGCCAAGAAGGCACCTTTTGGTAAGGTAGGTACAAGATGGTCCACGACGATCCGTCAGTTCATTCGATCCACGCGTCCAACAATGCCAAGCCCATTCCCGTCGCCGCGATGGTCGAGAGCATTGTCGGATGCAAGTGGTCTGTCGGACTGCTCGGCCTTCTCGCCGGCCGATGCAGTCGGCCCAGCGCCATCCTCCGGGCCTCCCCCGGTCTGTCCGCAAAGGTCATGAACGAGCGCCTGCGCAAGATGCTTCGCTTCGGCATCGTGAGTCGCACCGTGTTCGGCGACAAGCCGCCCATCGAAGTCGAGTACGTGCTCACGCCCTTCGGCCGTCGCTTCCTAGGGATCATCGAAGAAGTCCGCCGGCTTCAGGAGGCTGTTGACCGTGGGGCCATCTCGGAGAGTCCGGCGATACGGAAGGAGACGGCACCGCGCGGCCGCCTAACCAGCCGATGAAGCTGCCGGTCGCCTG carries:
- a CDS encoding type II toxin-antitoxin system Phd/YefM family antitoxin, producing MRSGVRVQKKVALAEVKDDLSRYLRMAEREEIVITRHGRPAGVLIGFASEDDWLEYRLENHPELIARIAEARRAIQEGRGTRLEDFSDSE
- a CDS encoding type II toxin-antitoxin system RelE/ParE family toxin → MIRSFRNRGTEAVFDGAETRLARGTCPRELWAAARRKLDQLNRAQVLADLAVPPGNRLERLRGARAGQHSIRINGHYRLCFRWEAGGVYEVEITDYHG
- a CDS encoding HigA family addiction module antidote protein, translated to MEVSTKLRSRTTTGRGRRRGVSGGTDSRRLPLHRPPTHPGEMLLEEFLKPLGFTQSELAARLGVSFPRLNEIVRGRRGVTPDTALRFERVLGMSADFWLGLQLDWDLWHAKRGKTAAEIARLAPVRRTG
- a CDS encoding thioredoxin family protein, with translation MKKKAVFYHAGCPVCVSAEQSVLAALDRNRFDVEVVHLGTAKGRVSEAEKLGIKSVPALALDGQVFHINFGADLSALK
- a CDS encoding helix-turn-helix transcriptional regulator — translated: MVHDDPSVHSIHASNNAKPIPVAAMVESIVGCKWSVGLLGLLAGRCSRPSAILRASPGLSAKVMNERLRKMLRFGIVSRTVFGDKPPIEVEYVLTPFGRRFLGIIEEVRRLQEAVDRGAISESPAIRKETAPRGRLTSR